A window of Sphingobacterium kitahiroshimense genomic DNA:
GCTGCCTCCTTTTCAGCTTGAAATTTGGTCCATTCAGATTTTCTTTGCGCAACTTGATCGTCGGTCATATCCGAAAATCCATAAATCAGATCCGTTAATTTCGTTGAACTGCGGTCATATTGATTCGTCATAGTGATGCATTCTGTTGGACATACAACCGTACATAATCCACAGTACATACACTTTGCCATGTCAATATCAAACTGAGCCGGGTAAAGACGTTTAACACTACCATCTGAAGTTTTTCCGATTGCTTCCGGAGATTTGATCGCTTCAATAGCGATACAATCGACAGGACAAGCCTTAGCACATAAATCACAGACAATGCAGTCGTCGATCTCAACTTCAAGCTGGTATCGCGCAACCTCAGGAATGGGCATTTTGACTTTCGGATACTGTACTGTTGCAATACCATCCTGTTTATCAAAATAATTATCTTTTGTAATATCCAGTTCTTGACGTGCCTTTCGAGCACCAAACAGATGCTTTACTGTTAAAGATAGTCCCTTGAAAGCAGTTGTTAATGCATGAAAAGCCGTTTTGAATATCATATCGAATTAACCAAATTAAACAATTACTAAAATTCTCCATATCGCTGATATAGCCATACATAAAAACGCGAGAGGTGTTAAAACCTTCCAGCATAAATTCATCAGTTGATCTGCACGTAAACGCGGTAAAGT
This region includes:
- a CDS encoding 4Fe-4S binding protein, which codes for MIFKTAFHALTTAFKGLSLTVKHLFGARKARQELDITKDNYFDKQDGIATVQYPKVKMPIPEVARYQLEVEIDDCIVCDLCAKACPVDCIAIEAIKSPEAIGKTSDGSVKRLYPAQFDIDMAKCMYCGLCTVVCPTECITMTNQYDRSSTKLTDLIYGFSDMTDDQVAQRKSEWTKFQAEKEAAKSK